In one Poecilia reticulata strain Guanapo linkage group LG8, Guppy_female_1.0+MT, whole genome shotgun sequence genomic region, the following are encoded:
- the kdm8 gene encoding lysine-specific demethylase 8: MASLWSKISAILPPNEEQFPLQFSDKVASSVVEMLKRARQQLYGEATSASSRILTAQIILDYSWERLNTGTWRHVDKEWRRVYSYGCLFKAAAICRGSPSEEEILQAIRTCDMGLLMGAAIMENILQVIVRILQREIRTLAKEEDAHENIQAKKRKIASPHVGLIKDELSVPRMKCPSLESFNANYLLPLKPVILEGIIDHWPALNKHPWSIEYLRSVAGCRTVPVEVGSRYTDEDWSQTLLTVNEFIDRYILNKVQESESEHKAVGYLAQHQLFDQIPELKEDIRIPDYCCLGEGDEDDITVNAWFGPEGTVSPLHQDPQQNFLAQVVGNKYIRLYSPEDTEKLYPHESQLLHNTSQVEVESPDAERFPEFVKAPYLECVLRPGDVLFIPVKYWHYVRSLEISFSVSFWWS; this comes from the exons ATGGCGTCTTTGTGGTCAAAAATCTCAGCCATCCTGCCTCCTAACGAAGAACAGTTTCCGCTGCAGTTTAGCGACAAAGTGGCGTCAAGCGTGGTGGAGATGCTGAAACGGGCSCGGCAGCAGCTGTACGGCGAGGCGACGAGCGCCAGCAGCCGAATTCTCACCGCTCAGATCATTTTGGACTATTCATGGGAGAGACTTAACACGGGAACATGGCGCCATGTGGACAAAGAGTGGAGGCGGGTTTACTCGTATGGCTGCCTGTTCAAAGCGGCCGCGATCTGTCGAGGAAGTCCATCAGAGGAGGAGATCCTGCAGGCCATCAGGACATGTGACATGGGTTTGCTGATGGGCGCGGCCATCATGGAAAATATACTTCAGGTCATCGTTCGAATTCTGCAAAGGGAAATAAGGACATTGGCTAAAGAAGAAGATGCTCATGAAAACATCCAGGCAAAG AAAAGGAAGATCGCAAGCCCACATGTTGGTCTAATCAAAGACGAGTTGTCAGTTCCCAGAATGAAGTGTCCTTCACTGGAAAGCTTCAATGCAAACTACCTCCTTCCCCTCAAACCAGTGATTTTAGAGGGGATAATTGACCACTGGCCTGCCCTCAACAAACATCCCTGGAG CATCGAGTACCTGAGGTCCGTGGCCGGCTGCCGGACGGTTCCCGTCGAGGTGGGCTCCCGCTATACAGACGAGGACTGGTCACAAACGCTGCTTACAGTCAATGAGTTCATCGACagatacattttgaataaa GTTCAAGAGTCTGAGAGTGAACACAAAGCTGTGGGTTATCTCGCTCAACACCAGCTTTTTGATCAG ATCCCAGAATTAAAGGAAGACATCCGCATCCCGGATTACTGCTGTCTTGGTGAAGGCGATGAAGATGACATCACTGTAAACGCGTGGTTTGGACCCGAGGGTACGGTATCTCCTCTTCACCAAGATCCTCAGCAGAACTTCCTGGCTCAG GTAGTGGGAAACAAATACATACGGTTGTATTCCCCAGAGGACACAGAGAAGCTGTATCCTCACGAATCCCAGCTTCTTCACAACACCAGTCAG GTGGAGGTGGAGAGTCCAGATGCTGAACGCTTCCCTGAGTTTGTGAAGGCACCGTACCTCGAATGTGTCTTACGGCCTGGAGACGTGCTATTCATCCCTGTCAAATACTGGCACTATGTCCGATCTTTAGAAATCAGCTTCTCCGTCAGCTTCTGGTGGTCATGA